A single Arcobacter sp. FWKO B DNA region contains:
- a CDS encoding LPD29 domain-containing protein → MAYIKTEQVKAIRDQIKKEFPNVKFSVTREHYSSVKIVILSSEIDFFADYIKTIERYEAERTYLQVNHHYIDTSFTGLSKEVLSKISEIAHSQNWFDESDSMTDYFHTAYYVGISIGDWSRPYQLKILKEVA, encoded by the coding sequence ATGGCATATATCAAAACAGAACAAGTAAAAGCAATTAGAGACCAAATTAAAAAAGAGTTTCCAAATGTTAAATTTTCAGTTACTAGAGAGCATTACTCAAGTGTTAAAATAGTTATATTGTCTAGCGAAATTGATTTTTTTGCAGACTATATCAAAACTATAGAAAGATATGAAGCTGAAAGAACTTATTTACAAGTAAATCATCATTACATTGATACAAGCTTTACAGGTTTATCAAAAGAGGTTCTAAGCAAAATTAGTGAAATAGCTCACAGTCAAAATTGGTTTGATGAAAGTGATTCAATGACTGATTATTTCCACACTGCGTATTATGTTGGAATTAGTATAGGTGATTGGTCAAGACCTTATCAATTGAAAATATTAAAAGAAGTGGCTTAA
- a CDS encoding type IV secretory system conjugative DNA transfer family protein, with protein sequence MKNEEEISKKFGEKLDNSLRDTRYRAFEKMQHETEMRIKAYITEYALYLLPLILSIFLYFAIATFYSMSLNYTESRNFSYFNSWFIFALIVGSAATYAYNRLFHKQIKEKIATQHTEITTDNYVKGAKFTNTKDFNKSLWAHIKIMMRGSDDIKATEVFTIKTTELDSDDKNFEDNVEDIIIPRISLSSGLGIFGKPGQGKSVMINQVIQQIPDDKHSKTSIIDVKGEFLQNFYNPVKDVIICPSDLRTHRFDLHELVRTKVDAAYIAEIIVSEDKQTQDPHWTNTARAVFEGVLYEACIKELSNQEIFALISTPELLKEMADENDEIALICGQYLRFEDGNPGKETASILSTLARKAKILQYLAFMDDLKDNPKIVLKKWLNDKKGGKLFLLSPENLSKVFAPLYGVITSYLMIETLSKQDSHNQDLFFVLDELPRLGKILGDNLELALATGRSKGMKIIWAAQSDSQLKENFGDKKFMSILDSTNSLMTFSSNVGAQFSEKYFGKTTVLRNKTGYSMGMDTMADRITINQDLVKEALIDDAEFMRLIPFEFFIKVEGCRDILKAKLERYFLDKKANIDVYIENPKMNILKIEKELERVALNIKNSFVDFEKARNKDVFKTIQTDYL encoded by the coding sequence ATGAAAAACGAAGAAGAAATATCCAAAAAATTTGGAGAAAAGTTAGATAACTCATTGCGCGATACGAGATATCGCGCGTTTGAGAAAATGCAACATGAAACCGAAATGAGAATTAAAGCATACATTACTGAGTATGCTTTGTATCTTTTGCCCCTAATATTATCAATTTTTTTATATTTTGCAATCGCAACATTTTACAGCATGAGTCTAAACTACACCGAAAGTAGAAACTTCTCATATTTCAATAGCTGGTTTATTTTTGCTTTGATAGTCGGCTCAGCTGCAACTTATGCTTATAACAGATTGTTCCACAAGCAAATTAAAGAAAAGATAGCAACTCAACATACAGAAATTACAACTGATAATTATGTCAAAGGTGCAAAATTCACGAACACAAAAGACTTTAATAAGTCTCTTTGGGCTCACATCAAGATAATGATGAGGGGTTCTGATGATATCAAAGCGACAGAAGTCTTTACTATTAAGACTACAGAGCTTGATAGCGATGATAAGAACTTTGAAGACAATGTCGAAGATATCATAATACCTAGAATATCACTTTCGAGTGGCTTGGGAATCTTTGGGAAGCCAGGTCAAGGTAAATCGGTGATGATTAATCAAGTGATTCAACAAATACCAGATGACAAACACTCTAAGACCTCTATCATTGATGTCAAAGGTGAGTTTTTACAAAACTTTTATAATCCTGTAAAAGATGTGATAATTTGTCCTAGTGATTTGCGGACACATAGATTTGACTTGCACGAACTTGTTCGTACTAAAGTTGATGCTGCGTATATCGCTGAAATTATCGTGAGCGAAGATAAACAGACACAAGACCCTCATTGGACAAACACTGCAAGAGCAGTATTTGAGGGAGTACTCTATGAAGCTTGTATAAAAGAGTTGAGTAATCAAGAGATATTCGCTTTGATTTCTACACCTGAGTTATTAAAAGAAATGGCGGATGAAAATGATGAAATAGCGTTAATTTGCGGACAATATCTAAGGTTCGAGGATGGCAATCCGGGAAAAGAAACTGCGAGTATATTATCGACACTTGCACGAAAAGCTAAGATACTTCAATATTTAGCTTTTATGGATGATCTAAAAGATAACCCAAAAATAGTATTGAAAAAATGGCTCAATGACAAAAAAGGCGGTAAGCTATTTCTTCTAAGTCCTGAAAACTTGAGTAAAGTTTTTGCTCCATTGTACGGTGTGATAACATCATATTTGATGATAGAAACTTTATCAAAACAAGATTCACACAATCAAGATTTGTTTTTTGTTCTTGATGAGTTGCCGCGATTAGGCAAAATTTTGGGAGATAATTTAGAGCTTGCTCTTGCAACTGGAAGAAGCAAAGGTATGAAAATCATTTGGGCAGCTCAAAGTGATTCGCAACTTAAAGAAAATTTTGGTGATAAAAAGTTTATGTCGATTCTTGATTCTACAAATTCATTAATGACATTTTCGTCGAATGTTGGGGCTCAATTTAGTGAGAAATATTTTGGTAAAACGACTGTTTTACGAAACAAAACTGGTTATAGTATGGGTATGGATACAATGGCAGATAGAATAACCATAAATCAAGATCTAGTAAAAGAAGCACTCATTGATGATGCTGAATTTATGCGTTTAATTCCTTTTGAATTTTTTATTAAAGTTGAAGGATGTAGGGATATTTTAAAAGCGAAGCTCGAAAGATACTTTCTTGATAAAAAAGCTAATATTGATGTCTATATTGAAAACCCAAAAATGAATATCTTAAAAATTGAGAAAGAGCTTGAGAGAGTAGCTCTAAACATTAAAAATTCTTTTGTAGATTTTGAGAAAGCGAGAAATAAAGATGTCTTCAAAACAATTCAAACAGATTATCTCTAG
- a CDS encoding type IV secretion system DNA-binding domain-containing protein, whose amino-acid sequence MKEILIGGAIHKDTFLTQNENTDILSHHLHIKNDDEFKHFGVFGASGAGKTVLLNNLFYQIRKRLNEKAIVHDFKQDFTDNHFNPFFDEIFNPVETQKSLRWTIFNDIKNKQDIDIIVNSLIPNSNANDPFWNNAGKNVFKALLRLLHFTHPNPKNADLWDLICMNDKNIHDKLLLCEETRFYASIFKDMQSKTTQSVMEVLKTHVECFEYMKDMDGDFSMRAWVKKGTGSIFVQNNKNVQDTIKPLITLFLDLASKFALAQKDQKTNKIWFFFDEIGELHRLDSIISLLTQGRSKAVISVVATQGHMNLKNIYSTEELSIILNAISNLFILEMNDDIECKYFANHIGPTKVKKRNVQYNSKGRQIGVNEHVEERLIVQPYEIKNAGERVVFCKSASDLNWTFVKVFPKRDWGKGIL is encoded by the coding sequence ATGAAAGAGATATTAATTGGTGGGGCGATACATAAAGATACGTTCCTCACTCAAAATGAAAATACAGATATTTTAAGTCATCATTTGCACATTAAAAATGATGATGAGTTTAAGCACTTTGGTGTTTTTGGTGCTTCTGGAGCAGGTAAAACAGTTTTACTCAATAATCTATTTTATCAAATTAGAAAAAGGCTCAATGAAAAAGCGATTGTTCACGACTTCAAACAAGATTTCACAGACAATCATTTTAATCCTTTTTTTGATGAAATCTTCAATCCTGTTGAAACTCAAAAATCTTTAAGATGGACGATTTTCAACGACATCAAAAACAAGCAAGATATTGACATAATAGTCAATTCGTTAATTCCAAATTCAAATGCAAATGACCCATTTTGGAATAATGCAGGGAAAAATGTGTTTAAGGCACTTTTACGACTTTTACACTTCACTCATCCAAATCCGAAAAATGCTGATTTGTGGGATTTAATTTGCATGAATGACAAGAATATTCATGATAAATTACTGCTTTGCGAAGAGACTAGATTTTATGCTTCTATCTTCAAAGATATGCAAAGTAAAACGACTCAAAGCGTGATGGAAGTACTTAAAACTCATGTTGAATGTTTTGAGTATATGAAAGATATGGATGGTGACTTTTCGATGAGGGCGTGGGTAAAAAAAGGCACTGGTAGTATATTCGTCCAAAATAACAAGAATGTTCAAGACACTATCAAGCCCTTGATTACATTGTTTTTGGATTTAGCGAGCAAATTCGCTCTTGCTCAAAAAGACCAAAAAACAAATAAAATTTGGTTCTTTTTTGATGAAATAGGTGAACTACACAGACTTGATTCTATTATATCTTTGCTCACTCAAGGACGAAGTAAAGCAGTGATTAGCGTAGTTGCTACTCAGGGCCATATGAATCTAAAAAATATTTATTCGACGGAAGAGCTATCTATAATATTAAATGCTATCTCAAATCTTTTTATACTCGAAATGAATGACGATATCGAGTGTAAATATTTTGCGAATCACATTGGACCTACAAAAGTTAAAAAAAGGAATGTCCAGTACAATTCAAAAGGTCGTCAAATCGGAGTAAATGAACATGTAGAAGAAAGATTGATTGTTCAGCCTTATGAGATTAAAAACGCTGGTGAAAGAGTTGTTTTTTGCAAATCTGCGAGCGATTTAAACTGGACTTTTGTTAAAGTTTTTCCAAAGAGAGATTGGGGGAAAGGGATTTTGTAA
- a CDS encoding helix-turn-helix transcriptional regulator has product MDTINQTIAQIDEMGYKNKITLNEATVAKIIGVSSSTLSNWRKEGLGPNYKKIDNGKVIYTKQAIAEWLSQTKRLKHKRR; this is encoded by the coding sequence ATGGATACTATAAATCAAACTATAGCCCAAATTGATGAAATGGGCTACAAAAATAAAATAACGCTAAATGAAGCTACTGTAGCAAAAATAATAGGTGTAAGTAGCTCAACATTGAGCAACTGGCGTAAAGAGGGCTTAGGCCCAAATTATAAAAAAATAGACAACGGTAAGGTGATTTACACCAAGCAAGCAATAGCAGAGTGGCTATCGCAAACAAAAAGATTAAAACACAAAAGGAGATAA
- a CDS encoding helix-turn-helix transcriptional regulator: MDTMAQIMAQINEMGYKNKITLNEATVAKIIGVSSSTLSNWRKDGLGPNYRKIDNGKKGKVIYTKQSVAEWLSQTVLTA, translated from the coding sequence ATGGACACTATGGCACAAATAATGGCTCAAATAAATGAAATGGGCTATAAAAACAAAATAACCCTAAATGAAGCTACTGTAGCAAAGATAATAGGTGTAAGTAGCTCAACATTGAGCAACTGGCGTAAAGATGGATTAGGGCCAAACTACAGAAAAATAGATAACGGTAAAAAAGGTAAGGTGATTTATACCAAGCAAAGTGTAGCTGAATGGCTAAGTCAAACAGTTCTTACGGCTTGA
- a CDS encoding argininosuccinate synthase domain-containing protein — translation MRALALFSGGLDSTLAMKLIIDQGIEVVAVHIDMGFGGTNDKRDYLQNLCNQIGAKLEILDLRKEFLDEVLFTPKYGYGKNFNPCIDCHGFMFRYTSKLLEKFDASFMISGEVLGQRPMSQKKESLDIVKQLSQNDELILRPLSAKLLEPTKPEIEGWVYREKLLDISGRNRQIQLNMAKDIGLEGFEEPAGGCLLTHIETTARIRDFISHDKLEVDDIDILKFGRHLRLPEGAKLVIGRNEADNLSLEKVQTNKFYRAKIQDAIGPFSMLSKNATEADKAFATKLILTYGKTEAEKIYTVDFEDFQMQGVKFLSKDVAAKYFVQQS, via the coding sequence ATGAGAGCATTGGCGCTTTTTAGCGGAGGACTTGACTCTACATTAGCTATGAAGCTAATTATAGATCAAGGTATAGAGGTAGTAGCCGTTCATATTGATATGGGATTTGGCGGGACAAACGACAAAAGAGATTATTTACAAAATCTTTGTAATCAAATTGGTGCAAAACTTGAAATACTTGATTTAAGAAAAGAATTTTTAGATGAAGTCCTATTTACACCAAAATATGGATATGGCAAAAATTTTAATCCTTGCATTGATTGTCATGGCTTTATGTTTAGATATACAAGCAAACTCTTAGAAAAATTTGATGCTTCTTTTATGATTAGTGGTGAAGTACTTGGACAAAGACCTATGAGTCAAAAAAAAGAGTCCTTAGACATTGTAAAACAATTAAGCCAAAATGACGAACTAATTCTTCGTCCACTAAGTGCTAAACTTTTAGAACCTACAAAACCTGAAATTGAAGGTTGGGTATATAGAGAAAAGCTATTAGATATTAGTGGAAGGAATAGACAGATTCAACTTAATATGGCAAAAGATATTGGTCTTGAAGGTTTTGAAGAACCTGCAGGTGGATGTCTTCTGACACATATAGAAACGACTGCAAGAATTCGTGATTTTATTTCACATGACAAACTTGAAGTTGATGACATAGATATATTAAAGTTTGGAAGGCACTTACGCTTACCAGAAGGTGCAAAACTCGTAATAGGAAGAAATGAAGCTGACAATCTATCTTTAGAAAAAGTTCAAACAAACAAATTTTATAGAGCAAAAATACAAGATGCCATTGGACCTTTTAGTATGCTAAGTAAAAATGCAACTGAAGCAGACAAAGCATTTGCAACAAAATTGATTTTAACTTATGGAAAAACTGAAGCTGAAAAAATTTATACAGTAGACTTTGAAGATTTTCAAATGCAAGGTGTTAAATTTCTTAGTAAAGATGTAGCAGCAAAATATTTTGTTCAACAATCATAA
- a CDS encoding tRNA1(Val) (adenine(37)-N6)-methyltransferase: MLIYQLVNGYCYNSDTYFLYNFILYNLEKLKNPKGDILDVGSGSGILGLLVAREYENMILSQVEIQKDFCFLSKKNAQINQIKANMYEGSFFHIEFDKKFDMIVSNPPFYHTNSLKSENENLKIARYNTNFTLNDFIQKASKIIKPNGRLFFCYDVKQINDIIATLYKYKFNLEALQFVHPFKHKDASLVLVYAKKSSNSLVKICPPAIVFDGGDYSVETFHIYQKASTHSIKCEL; the protein is encoded by the coding sequence GTGCTTATATACCAGCTTGTTAATGGGTATTGTTATAATAGTGATACATATTTTTTATATAACTTTATTTTATACAATCTTGAAAAACTCAAAAATCCAAAAGGTGATATACTTGATGTTGGAAGTGGAAGTGGTATTTTAGGGTTGTTAGTTGCAAGAGAATATGAAAATATGATTCTATCTCAAGTGGAAATTCAAAAAGATTTTTGCTTTTTATCTAAAAAAAATGCACAAATCAACCAAATAAAAGCAAATATGTATGAAGGTAGTTTTTTTCATATTGAATTTGATAAAAAATTTGATATGATAGTATCTAATCCCCCCTTTTATCATACAAATTCATTAAAAAGTGAAAATGAAAACTTAAAAATTGCAAGGTATAATACTAACTTTACATTAAATGATTTTATACAAAAAGCTTCAAAAATTATAAAACCAAATGGTAGATTGTTTTTTTGTTATGATGTTAAGCAGATAAATGATATTATTGCGACTTTATATAAATATAAATTTAATTTAGAAGCTTTACAGTTTGTTCATCCTTTTAAACATAAGGATGCTTCACTAGTTCTTGTATATGCTAAAAAATCTTCTAATTCTTTAGTAAAGATTTGTCCTCCTGCGATAGTTTTTGATGGTGGGGACTATAGTGTAGAGACTTTTCATATATATCAAAAAGCTTCAACCCATAGTATAAAGTGTGAATTATGA
- a CDS encoding YkgJ family cysteine cluster protein, which yields MIKKDGFDFSFDENKCNECDGNCCIGESGYIWINMQEIEKFAKAFEISVDEFREKYLIKVGYKFSIKEVEYSSGKFACVFFDFQNKNCSVYDLRPTQCRTFPFWDYFKTNLQEVQKECIAIKV from the coding sequence ATGATAAAAAAAGATGGCTTTGATTTTAGCTTTGATGAAAACAAATGTAATGAATGTGATGGTAACTGTTGCATAGGTGAGAGTGGTTATATTTGGATAAATATGCAAGAGATTGAAAAATTTGCAAAAGCTTTTGAAATAAGCGTTGATGAATTTAGAGAAAAATATCTTATAAAAGTTGGTTATAAATTCTCTATCAAAGAAGTTGAGTATTCTAGCGGGAAGTTTGCTTGTGTTTTTTTTGACTTTCAGAATAAAAACTGTAGTGTTTATGATTTAAGACCTACACAATGTAGAACATTTCCTTTTTGGGATTACTTTAAAACAAATTTACAAGAGGTACAAAAAGAGTGCATAGCTATAAAAGTTTAG
- a CDS encoding tetratricopeptide repeat protein has product MHSYKSLVLALLIPFIFAACATKEYSSSAKGSITQIDQKVFDGEDMYILFALEALNQQDHLNAFELFVILYNSTYKYEYLQRAISIALVNQEYPVIIDLVESNIKRHKEHLDDLNFIYSVSLMNVNRLDEALVVALSLLNKDSSVKHLILTGNIYFFQNEYDKSLSYFMQAYDIQKENTALLLVISDILFYNLEQKDEAIKLLDNFITENGCQINICEKIYLYYMEQNDIDGMISTLEKNYKLMLSLNNIDQMYKTLNVMIEMIKLKDINKAIEFVQSLDDNEYKIIKLIELYKLDSNLEKLLETMQILYDKTNNIDVLAQMAIFQFELSEDKKSVLKSVISKFEKVLKVSTNHMYQNYLGYLLIDYDIDYKKGLKLVKMALEQDGENIAYLDSLAWGYYKLGDCDSAYKYMFDIVNKIGLENEEIKLHWEAIKNCKE; this is encoded by the coding sequence GTGCATAGCTATAAAAGTTTAGTTTTAGCTTTATTAATACCATTTATCTTTGCTGCTTGTGCGACTAAAGAATATAGTAGCTCAGCCAAAGGTAGTATTACACAAATAGATCAAAAAGTATTTGATGGTGAAGATATGTATATATTATTTGCACTTGAAGCATTAAATCAGCAAGATCATCTAAATGCATTTGAACTTTTTGTTATTTTGTATAATTCAACTTATAAGTATGAATATTTGCAAAGAGCTATAAGTATAGCTCTTGTCAATCAAGAATATCCTGTTATTATAGATTTGGTAGAATCAAATATTAAACGACATAAAGAGCATTTGGACGATTTGAATTTTATTTATTCTGTATCATTAATGAATGTAAATAGATTAGATGAGGCACTAGTAGTTGCTTTGTCATTGTTAAACAAAGATTCAAGTGTAAAACACCTTATCCTTACTGGTAATATCTATTTTTTTCAAAACGAATATGATAAGTCCTTATCATATTTTATGCAAGCATACGACATACAAAAAGAAAATACAGCTTTATTACTTGTAATAAGTGATATTTTATTTTATAATTTAGAACAAAAAGATGAAGCGATAAAACTTCTAGATAATTTTATTACTGAAAATGGTTGTCAGATAAATATTTGTGAAAAAATCTATCTTTATTATATGGAACAAAATGATATTGATGGTATGATTTCAACACTTGAAAAAAACTATAAGTTAATGTTATCATTAAATAATATTGATCAGATGTATAAAACTTTAAATGTTATGATTGAAATGATAAAACTAAAAGATATAAATAAAGCAATCGAATTTGTACAATCTTTAGATGATAATGAATACAAGATAATTAAACTAATAGAATTATATAAACTTGATTCAAATTTAGAAAAACTATTAGAAACTATGCAGATATTGTATGATAAAACAAACAATATTGATGTATTAGCACAAATGGCAATATTTCAATTTGAGTTGAGTGAAGATAAAAAGTCTGTATTAAAATCTGTTATTTCAAAGTTTGAAAAGGTATTAAAAGTTTCAACAAATCATATGTATCAAAACTATCTAGGTTACTTGCTTATTGACTATGATATAGATTATAAAAAAGGATTAAAGCTTGTCAAAATGGCATTAGAACAAGATGGTGAAAATATTGCATATCTTGATTCATTAGCATGGGGTTATTATAAGCTTGGTGATTGTGATAGTGCATATAAATATATGTTTGATATAGTTAATAAAATTGGACTTGAAAACGAAGAAATAAAACTACATTGGGAAGCAATAAAAAATTGTAAGGAGTGA
- the trpC gene encoding indole-3-glycerol phosphate synthase TrpC, protein MILDEIIKRTKEDLEKRKAEFSLDWLGRSLAFNPYPPRDVRKVLTSAKDDRVKIIAEVKKASPSKGIIREDFDPLLIADIYSKNGADAISVLTEPHYFQGNLEYLTQIRRYVPTPLLRKDFIVDKYQIVEALVYGADFILLIAKALSSKELKELYDYALYVGLDVLVEIHDKEDLKKAMFAGAHIIGINHRNLETFEMDMTLCEKLIPMIPNGKIIVAESGVSDTDIIKHLSEVGADAFLIGEHFMRQDDIGAEVSRLKNSFN, encoded by the coding sequence GTGATTTTAGATGAAATTATAAAAAGAACTAAAGAAGATTTAGAAAAAAGAAAAGCAGAATTTAGCCTAGATTGGTTGGGCAGGAGTTTGGCTTTTAATCCATATCCGCCAAGAGATGTAAGAAAAGTTCTCACTAGTGCAAAAGATGATCGTGTTAAAATAATAGCTGAAGTAAAAAAAGCAAGTCCAAGTAAAGGTATAATAAGAGAAGATTTTGATCCGTTATTGATAGCTGATATTTATAGTAAGAATGGAGCAGATGCAATATCGGTTTTAACTGAACCTCACTATTTTCAAGGGAATTTAGAATACCTTACACAAATAAGAAGATATGTACCAACACCACTTCTGAGAAAAGATTTTATCGTTGATAAGTACCAAATAGTTGAAGCTTTAGTGTATGGAGCTGATTTTATTTTACTTATTGCAAAAGCTTTGTCATCAAAAGAGTTAAAAGAACTTTATGATTATGCATTGTATGTGGGACTTGATGTTTTAGTTGAAATACATGATAAAGAAGATTTAAAAAAAGCTATGTTTGCAGGAGCACATATTATAGGGATTAACCATAGAAACTTAGAGACATTTGAGATGGATATGACACTATGCGAAAAACTTATACCTATGATTCCAAATGGAAAGATAATTGTTGCTGAAAGTGGTGTAAGTGATACTGACATTATAAAACATTTATCAGAAGTTGGAGCTGATGCATTTTTAATTGGAGAACATTTTATGAGACAAGATGATATCGGTGCTGAAGTATCAAGGCTAAAAAATAGTTTTAACTAA
- the htpX gene encoding zinc metalloprotease HtpX gives MEVIKTTALLVLLSVLLVSLGGYFGGANGTLIALLLVGGMNFYAYFYSDKHVLKHYQAVELTDSRHFVYKMVEELAFKAKLPMPKVYIIPQNIPNAFATGRNPENGVVAVTQGLIDLLNPEEVKSVIAHELAHIRHYDILTGTIAATIAGAIAAVANMMKFGAIFGNNSGRGMHPAVMIVLAIILPLAAMIIQMTVSRSREYAADAAAAKLVGTPLHLQNALRKLDNYARRGDLRNATQETAHMFIINPFAGHDISFRELFSTHPSTTKRIERLSQVKI, from the coding sequence ATGGAAGTTATAAAAACAACAGCTCTTTTAGTATTACTTAGTGTACTTCTTGTATCTCTTGGTGGCTATTTTGGCGGAGCTAATGGGACACTTATAGCACTTTTATTGGTTGGTGGAATGAATTTTTATGCTTATTTTTATTCTGATAAACATGTCTTAAAACATTACCAAGCAGTGGAACTTACTGATAGTCGTCATTTTGTTTATAAAATGGTTGAAGAGCTTGCATTTAAAGCAAAATTACCTATGCCTAAAGTTTATATAATTCCTCAAAATATCCCAAATGCCTTTGCAACTGGTAGAAATCCAGAAAATGGTGTAGTTGCGGTTACTCAAGGGCTTATTGATTTATTAAATCCTGAAGAGGTAAAATCTGTAATAGCTCATGAACTTGCACACATAAGACATTATGATATTTTAACAGGTACAATAGCAGCTACTATTGCAGGTGCCATTGCAGCAGTGGCAAATATGATGAAATTTGGTGCAATTTTTGGAAACAATTCAGGTCGTGGTATGCATCCAGCTGTGATGATAGTACTTGCTATTATATTGCCTTTAGCTGCTATGATTATACAAATGACTGTAAGTAGAAGTAGAGAGTATGCAGCAGATGCCGCCGCAGCAAAACTTGTAGGTACACCTTTGCATTTACAAAATGCTTTGAGAAAATTAGACAACTATGCTAGAAGGGGTGATCTTAGAAATGCTACTCAAGAAACAGCACATATGTTTATAATAAATCCGTTTGCTGGACACGATATAAGTTTTAGAGAGCTTTTTAGTACTCATCCGTCTACTACAAAAAGAATAGAAAGACTTTCTCAAGTTAAGATATAA
- a CDS encoding uracil-DNA glycosylase yields MTRFKSIKILQALNTLKSFGYEYHMPVVITKEIPKIKLPNKIEDLRNIVNNCSLCSLSKTKKNILFGNGDINSDIMIVTFAPTELEDSTGEFYAGNGGQLIENIVTNVLNRDKNEVFITSFLKCKPNFNDTSTEDAIEACKSYLYQQIVLIKPKIVVLFGENVYKAFLNKEDFEYIKGSIFDYNGYNILATYEHMHILKNPTLKKEVFVNMLKIKSFLE; encoded by the coding sequence ATGACACGATTTAAGAGTATAAAAATATTACAAGCTTTAAATACATTAAAATCTTTTGGTTATGAGTATCATATGCCAGTGGTTATAACCAAAGAGATACCAAAAATAAAGTTACCAAATAAAATAGAAGATTTAAGAAATATAGTAAACAATTGTAGTTTATGTAGTCTTAGCAAAACAAAAAAAAATATTTTATTTGGAAATGGCGATATTAATAGTGATATCATGATTGTAACTTTTGCACCTACAGAATTAGAAGATAGTACTGGTGAGTTTTATGCTGGAAATGGTGGACAATTGATAGAAAATATTGTAACAAATGTGTTAAATAGAGATAAAAATGAAGTTTTTATTACATCTTTTTTAAAATGTAAGCCAAATTTTAATGATACATCAACAGAAGATGCAATTGAGGCTTGTAAAAGCTATTTATATCAACAAATTGTTTTAATAAAACCAAAAATTGTTGTTTTATTTGGAGAAAATGTATATAAAGCGTTTTTAAATAAAGAAGATTTTGAGTATATTAAAGGAAGTATTTTTGACTATAATGGTTACAATATATTAGCTACTTATGAACATATGCATATACTAAAAAATCCTACACTAAAAAAAGAGGTTTTTGTAAATATGTTAAAAATTAAATCATTCTTGGAGTAA